The sequence below is a genomic window from Deltaproteobacteria bacterium.
CTCATGGAGTGGCTGCCGCGCACGATCCCGACCGGCGACGAGACCACGCTGATCCACGGCGACTTCAAGCTCGACAACACCATCCTGCACCCGACCGAGCCGCGCGTGATCGCGATCCTGGACTGGGAGATCTCGACGCTGGGAAATCCGATCGGCGACTTCACCTATCTCTGCATGCCCTGGTACGAGGGCGGCGCTTTTGCAGAGCTCGACCTCGCGAGTCACGGGCTGCCCACGCTCGCCGAGTACGCCGCGTCGTACTGCCGGCGCACCGGGCGCGCGTCGATCGAGTCCTTCGACTGGTACGCGGCGTACCAGATGTACCGCGCGGCGTGCATCTACCAGGGAATCCTCGGGCGGGTTCGCGACGGAACCGCGGCGAGCGACAACGCATCGACGATCGCCGACGTCGTGCCGCGGATGGCGCGGATCGCCTGGGCGATCGCGCGAAGACTCGGCGCTTGATCGACTTCGACCCGCGCACGCGCACCTGGAACCTGGTGCTCGCGACCAGCTTCCACGCGCTTCGCGCGGACCCCGACGGGCGCGTGGTCTGCCTGGGCAGCGGGCCGCGCGCGGTCGGCCCCGCGTTGCCGATCGCGAGCGGCGCGCTCCCCGACGACCCGTTCCCGCGCATCGGCGTCGATCGCCAGGGGCGCCGCGACGAGGTCGTGACGTTCGGCGACCACACCTGGCACGAGCCGACGCTGAAGGTGTCGTTCCCCGGCGCGGACGGCGGGCTCCCGATCCGCGACGTGCGGCTTCGCTACGCGTCGCACGAGATCGATCGCTTGGCCGACGGCCGCGAGACGCTGCGCATCCGGCTCGACGATCCCGTGCAGCCGTTCTCGGCCTGGCTCTGCCTGCGCGTCGACGCCACGCTCGACGTGATCGAGCGCTGGCTCGAGATCGAGAACCGCGGCGATCGGCCGATTCAGGTCGAGCAGCTCTCGAGCGGAACGCTGCACCTTCCCGCCGGCCGCTGGGAGCTGTTGCACGCCGCGGGCGGCTGGGCCGCGGAGTTCCAGAGCGAGCGGGTACGGCTTCCCGTCGGCACCACGCTGCTCGAGAGCCGCTCGGTTCACACGGGCTTCGTGCACCACCCGTTCTACCTGCTCTCGTTCGAAGGCGGCGCGGACGAGTCACACGGAACGGTGTACTTCGGCCAGCTCGCCTGGTCGGGCAGCTTCCGGCTCGCCTTCGAGCAGCGGCCCAACGCTGCGCTGCACGTGCACGGCGGCTACAGCCCGTTCGACTTCGCGCTCTCGCTCGCGCCCGGCGAGCGGCACGCCACGCCGGCGCTGCTGCACGGCGCCTGCGCCGACGGCTTCTCGGGCGCGAGCCAGCGCATGCACGCGTTCCTGCGCGAGCGCGTGCTGCCGCGAACCGATCCGCCGGAGCCGGTGCGTCCCGTGCTCTACAACTCGTGGGAGGCGAGCTACTTCGCGCTCTCGCTCGCCAGCCAGATCGCGCTCGCGAAGAAGAGCGCCGCGATCGGCGTCGAGCTCTTCTGCGTCGACGACGGCTGGTTCGGCGCGCGCCGCAACGACACCGCGGGGCTCGGCGACTGGCGCGTCTCGCCGGAGGTGTTTCCGACCGGGCTCCGGCCGCTCGCCGACGAGGTGCACCGGCTCGGCATGAAGTTCGGCCTCTGGGTCGAGCCCGAGATGGTGAACCCCGACTCGGACCTGTACCGCGAGCACCCGGACTGGGTGCTTCACTTCCCGGATCGGCCGCGCACGGAGCACCGCCACCAGCTGATCCTCGACTTC
It includes:
- a CDS encoding alpha-galactosidase; its protein translation is MHLPGNPRAGSRRNRGERQRIDDRRRRAADGADRLGDRAKTRRLIDFDPRTRTWNLVLATSFHALRADPDGRVVCLGSGPRAVGPALPIASGALPDDPFPRIGVDRQGRRDEVVTFGDHTWHEPTLKVSFPGADGGLPIRDVRLRYASHEIDRLADGRETLRIRLDDPVQPFSAWLCLRVDATLDVIERWLEIENRGDRPIQVEQLSSGTLHLPAGRWELLHAAGGWAAEFQSERVRLPVGTTLLESRSVHTGFVHHPFYLLSFEGGADESHGTVYFGQLAWSGSFRLAFEQRPNAALHVHGGYSPFDFALSLAPGERHATPALLHGACADGFSGASQRMHAFLRERVLPRTDPPEPVRPVLYNSWEASYFALSLASQIALAKKSAAIGVELFCVDDGWFGARRNDTAGLGDWRVSPEVFPTGLRPLADEVHRLGMKFGLWVEPEMVNPDSDLYREHPDWVLHFPDRPRTEHRHQLILDFGRPEVVAHLADALARIVDENAVDFLKWDMNRSATEPGSVAGKAIWRRHAEGVYALMDGLRRRFPRLSIESCSSGGGRVDAGILARTDQFWTSDNTDALARVAIQEGASLAYPARAMCCWVTHERNHQTGRRLELATRFDVAMRGALGIGSDLSALDDAELDEYAKWIAFYKRIRNTVQNGICHRLQRLEEAGTSIVEYVLPDASEAVVSTVAVERRIAQLVRPARLRGLDPSALYAAFDRDEREYVRARGAELEALGLDPNLGTGRYGPGYSRTLWLRRIG